The proteins below are encoded in one region of Marinobacter sp. F4206:
- a CDS encoding SDR family oxidoreductase: protein MTKSIFITGAGAGIGLETARLFASKGWFVGAADCDQQALYDLQAELGERVCAVHALNVTDEKAVIGALSKFAESTGGTIDALHNNAGILRVGCFEGIGMADHRAVIEINVIGLMNVLHAAFPYLKAAPGAVVVNMSSASAAYGTPDFASYSASKHAVRAMTEALDIEWESHGIRVCDLMPPFVNTGMVQANAGGSRLFDSLGVNLAPAEVAAEVWKQVCSPQLHRPVSGQFKILWPIARSSPAAVTRAVMKKLRRG from the coding sequence TTGACCAAGTCCATCTTTATTACGGGTGCAGGTGCCGGAATCGGCCTGGAAACTGCACGTCTGTTCGCATCAAAAGGCTGGTTTGTGGGCGCGGCGGACTGTGACCAACAGGCGCTTTACGACCTCCAGGCTGAGCTGGGTGAGCGTGTTTGCGCCGTTCATGCTCTGAATGTGACCGACGAAAAGGCCGTCATCGGCGCCCTGTCGAAATTCGCAGAAAGCACCGGTGGCACCATCGACGCGTTGCACAACAATGCGGGCATTCTCAGGGTGGGCTGCTTTGAAGGCATTGGTATGGCGGACCACAGGGCGGTGATCGAAATTAATGTGATCGGCCTGATGAATGTTTTGCATGCAGCTTTTCCCTACCTCAAGGCTGCCCCGGGCGCGGTAGTGGTGAACATGAGTTCCGCATCAGCGGCTTACGGAACACCCGATTTTGCCTCCTATTCGGCGAGCAAGCATGCGGTCCGCGCCATGACCGAGGCTTTAGACATCGAATGGGAGTCCCATGGCATTCGCGTCTGCGACCTGATGCCGCCATTTGTGAATACGGGTATGGTTCAGGCCAATGCGGGGGGATCGCGGTTGTTCGACAGCCTTGGCGTGAACCTGGCACCTGCGGAGGTTGCCGCAGAGGTCTGGAAACAGGTGTGCTCGCCGCAACTTCACAGGCCGGTTTCGGGTCAGTTCAAAATACTCTGGCCGATTGCCCGGTCATCGCCTGCAGCTGTAACTCGCGCGGTGATGAAAAAACTGCGCCGGGGCTGA
- a CDS encoding ROK family protein: MDSNWLVGVDLGGTKTEVILMDRQSTEHFRKRVPTPAGDYQATLKTIRALVFEAEARAGDGELRVGIAIPGSVSGVTGRIKNSNSTWINDQPMQKHLGDLLERPVTLTNDANCLALSEATDGAGRNHGTVFAAILGTGCGAGISVNGHILSGPNGVAGEWGHNPLAWTSQSELEQRPCFCGRHGCNETFLSGTGLSLTHKLITGQKQSARAIVEQARKNESRASETMNRYLGHLARGLAAVINVLDPDIIVLGGGMSNAEQVYEELPRRLSGYVFGGECRTPIKRSVHGDSSGVRGAAWLGGDAGRFL, from the coding sequence ATGGACAGCAATTGGCTGGTAGGCGTTGACCTGGGCGGAACCAAAACCGAAGTCATCCTTATGGATCGGCAAAGCACGGAGCATTTCCGGAAGCGGGTTCCCACGCCTGCCGGGGACTATCAAGCCACCCTGAAAACCATCCGGGCACTGGTGTTCGAGGCCGAAGCGCGGGCCGGCGATGGCGAGTTACGCGTTGGTATTGCCATACCAGGCAGTGTGTCAGGTGTTACCGGCCGTATAAAAAACAGCAACTCCACCTGGATAAACGACCAACCCATGCAGAAGCACCTTGGCGATCTGCTGGAACGGCCGGTAACCCTCACCAACGACGCCAACTGCCTGGCTCTTTCCGAGGCGACGGACGGCGCAGGTCGGAACCACGGCACTGTGTTTGCGGCCATATTGGGTACAGGCTGCGGTGCTGGCATCAGTGTGAACGGTCACATACTCAGCGGCCCCAATGGCGTGGCCGGTGAGTGGGGGCACAACCCTCTGGCTTGGACATCACAGTCTGAACTGGAGCAACGTCCATGTTTCTGCGGTCGCCATGGCTGCAACGAAACCTTTCTGTCCGGAACCGGCCTATCGCTTACTCACAAGTTGATCACCGGCCAGAAACAGTCAGCCCGAGCCATCGTTGAGCAGGCACGCAAGAACGAGTCCCGGGCCAGCGAGACAATGAACCGGTATCTGGGTCACCTGGCGCGCGGCCTGGCGGCTGTGATCAATGTATTGGACCCGGACATTATTGTGCTGGGTGGGGGGATGAGTAATGCCGAGCAAGTATACGAGGAATTGCCCCGCAGACTGTCTGGCTATGTGTTCGGTGGCGAATGCAGGACCCCAATCAAAAGGTCGGTTCATGGGGATTCCAGTGGGGTGCGGGGAGCAGCCTGGCTGGGGGGCGATGCTGGACGATTTTTATGA
- the dusA gene encoding tRNA dihydrouridine(20/20a) synthase DusA has protein sequence MPAMPSQDAAIHNSGPSRRFCVAPMMDWTTSHYRYLARLLSRNTLLYTEMVTTGALIHGDTARFLRHDPAEYPLALQLGGSDAGELAHCAKLAEHFGFDEVNLNVGCPSDRVQNNMIGACLMGHPDKVAEGVSAMIEATSLPVTVKHRIGIDGRESWDDLCEFIEKVAAAGCRTFIVHARIAILEGLSPKENRDIPPLKYDWVYRLKQTYPELEIIINGGIKTFEECHEHLARTDGVMLGREAYHNPWLLAGVDAEFFGDDAPTRSRHDALRAMYPFIESELKRGVFLTHMSRHLLGLFHGVPGGRQFRRYISENAHKPGAGLEVIQTALEKVREPERSAIAEA, from the coding sequence ATGCCAGCAATGCCGTCGCAGGACGCCGCCATCCACAATTCCGGTCCCTCCCGCCGCTTTTGCGTCGCCCCGATGATGGATTGGACCACCAGTCACTACCGGTATCTGGCCCGACTGCTGAGCCGCAACACCCTGCTCTATACGGAAATGGTGACCACCGGCGCGTTGATTCATGGCGACACGGCACGGTTCCTGCGCCACGACCCTGCTGAATATCCTCTGGCGTTGCAGCTCGGTGGCAGCGATGCGGGTGAACTGGCCCATTGTGCGAAATTGGCAGAACATTTTGGCTTTGATGAGGTGAACCTGAACGTTGGCTGCCCCAGCGACCGGGTGCAGAACAACATGATTGGTGCCTGTCTGATGGGCCACCCGGACAAGGTGGCTGAAGGCGTTAGTGCGATGATTGAAGCAACCAGTCTGCCGGTAACGGTTAAGCATCGCATCGGCATTGATGGCCGGGAATCCTGGGATGACCTTTGTGAATTCATCGAAAAGGTCGCCGCAGCGGGCTGTCGAACCTTCATCGTTCATGCCCGGATCGCGATCCTCGAGGGACTCAGCCCCAAGGAAAATCGGGACATTCCGCCGCTCAAGTACGACTGGGTCTACCGCCTGAAACAGACCTACCCGGAGCTCGAGATCATCATCAATGGCGGCATCAAGACCTTTGAAGAGTGCCACGAGCATCTGGCGCGCACCGACGGCGTAATGCTTGGCCGGGAGGCCTACCACAACCCCTGGTTGCTGGCGGGCGTCGACGCCGAATTCTTTGGTGATGACGCACCCACCCGCTCTCGCCATGATGCGCTCAGGGCCATGTATCCCTTCATCGAGAGCGAACTCAAGCGCGGCGTGTTTCTTACCCACATGTCCCGGCATCTGCTTGGTCTGTTCCACGGTGTGCCCGGAGGCCGCCAGTTCCGACGTTACATCAGTGAGAATGCCCACAAACCCGGGGCCGGACTGGAAGTCATTCAGACAGCGCTTGAGAAGGTCCGGGAGCCGGAGCGCTCTGCCATTGCCGAAGCTTAA
- the tal gene encoding transaldolase, giving the protein MTNKLEQLKTMTTVVADTGDLDAIAKWRPEDATTNPSLLLKAAASDAYRPMLDKAVTEARRHGGSDAEQLTVATDTLAVLAGREILNLIPGVVSTEVDARLSFDTAGTLERARRLVDLYDKQGVDTNRVLIKIASTWEGIRAAEQLEKEGIRCNLTLLFSFIQAAACAQAGAFLISPFVGRILDWHLASSGRDSFPAAEDPGVLSVSRIYNYYKANSYDTVVMGASFRNTGEIEMLAGCDRLTISPALLQELQDDTSPLTQKLSAQGARSPDRLGTINEKLFRWESNEDAMATEKLADGIRRFTADQIELEHRVRQLAKAA; this is encoded by the coding sequence ATGACGAACAAACTTGAGCAACTGAAAACCATGACCACGGTGGTGGCCGACACTGGCGACCTTGACGCCATTGCCAAATGGCGGCCGGAAGATGCCACCACCAATCCTTCCCTGCTGCTGAAAGCCGCCGCGTCCGACGCCTACCGGCCCATGCTGGACAAGGCCGTCACGGAAGCTCGCCGTCACGGCGGTTCTGACGCCGAACAGCTCACCGTTGCAACGGATACGCTGGCGGTGCTGGCAGGGCGGGAAATCCTGAACCTGATTCCCGGCGTGGTCTCCACCGAAGTGGACGCACGGCTCTCCTTCGATACCGCCGGCACGCTGGAGCGGGCCCGCCGCCTGGTTGACCTCTACGACAAACAGGGTGTGGACACCAACCGGGTTCTGATCAAGATTGCCTCAACCTGGGAAGGCATTCGTGCCGCCGAGCAGTTGGAGAAGGAAGGTATCCGTTGCAATCTCACCCTGCTTTTCTCCTTCATTCAGGCGGCTGCCTGTGCCCAGGCCGGCGCCTTCCTGATCTCGCCGTTTGTGGGGCGAATCCTGGACTGGCACCTGGCCAGCAGCGGCCGTGACAGCTTTCCTGCCGCCGAGGATCCGGGCGTCCTGTCGGTTTCCCGCATCTATAACTACTACAAGGCCAACAGCTATGACACGGTTGTTATGGGTGCGAGTTTTCGCAACACCGGCGAGATCGAAATGCTGGCCGGCTGTGACCGACTGACGATCAGCCCGGCACTATTGCAGGAGCTGCAGGACGACACCAGTCCCCTGACACAAAAGCTGTCGGCCCAGGGTGCCCGCTCGCCGGATCGGCTCGGCACAATCAACGAGAAGCTATTTCGCTGGGAGTCCAACGAAGACGCCATGGCCACCGAGAAACTGGCTGATGGCATCCGGCGCTTTACCGCCGATCAGATCGAGCTGGAACACCGGGTGCGACAACTGGCCAAAGCCGCCTGA
- a CDS encoding TerB family tellurite resistance protein: MIDQLKKLFAAPEADQSEPDPHQLAVAATALMVQLSRVDQNEDERELQTIVDCAVTAHQVTREEAEAILKDALDHAEDATSMYEFTGQINEHLDQNAKQALLESIWRVAFADGRIDKYEEHLIRRMADLLHLNHREYMQARHRAESAS, from the coding sequence ATGATTGACCAACTGAAAAAGCTGTTTGCCGCCCCTGAAGCTGACCAGTCCGAACCAGACCCGCACCAGTTGGCTGTGGCCGCCACGGCTCTGATGGTTCAGCTTAGCCGGGTCGACCAGAACGAAGATGAACGGGAACTGCAAACCATTGTGGACTGCGCGGTAACGGCCCACCAGGTGACCCGGGAAGAGGCCGAGGCCATTCTCAAGGACGCCCTGGACCACGCCGAAGACGCGACCTCCATGTACGAGTTCACTGGCCAGATCAACGAGCACCTCGACCAGAATGCCAAACAGGCGCTGCTGGAGAGTATCTGGCGGGTGGCGTTTGCGGACGGCCGTATCGACAAGTACGAGGAACACCTTATACGCCGTATGGCTGATCTGCTGCATCTTAACCATCGGGAGTACATGCAGGCGCGGCACCGTGCCGAGAGCGCCAGCTGA
- a CDS encoding 3-deoxy-7-phosphoheptulonate synthase produces MLAILHPNTSLDSDAYRQTLHFLENLPGVSVRVHEIQGASQRLTEIYLLGDTKSLDKEEIEALPAVERAIRISDDYRILGRHRDDRRQSGFTYNGVEFSQSNLNVFAGLCAVDVPEHVEMMMQALEDNGEVCTRMGAYKPRTNPYSFQGHGKGCLPWVFEKAGKHGIKVVAMEITHESHIEEIDTCLEKLGRPTGVMLQVGTRNTQNFELLKAIGRQSTYPVLLKRGFGITLNESLNAAEYLASEGNANVIFCLRGMKTEAGQPHRNMVDFAHVPAVKRLTRMPVCIDPSHSVGSREKSPDGVLDVMHATAQGVIAGANMVLVDFHPKPEKALVDGPQALLMSELPAYLEDIRLCHDTWKKRQAIYQRLKGEATE; encoded by the coding sequence ATGTTAGCCATTCTTCACCCCAACACGTCGCTGGACAGTGATGCCTACCGCCAGACCCTGCACTTTCTGGAAAACCTGCCCGGGGTGTCGGTGCGGGTTCATGAAATCCAGGGCGCCAGCCAGCGACTGACCGAAATCTACCTGCTGGGGGACACCAAATCTCTGGACAAGGAAGAAATCGAGGCGCTGCCAGCCGTCGAACGCGCCATCCGCATTTCCGATGACTACCGCATACTCGGGCGCCACCGGGATGATCGGCGCCAGAGCGGTTTCACCTATAACGGCGTCGAGTTCAGTCAGTCCAACCTCAACGTGTTTGCCGGACTGTGTGCTGTCGATGTTCCCGAGCACGTGGAAATGATGATGCAGGCCCTGGAGGACAACGGCGAAGTCTGCACTCGAATGGGCGCCTACAAGCCCCGCACCAATCCCTACTCATTCCAGGGTCACGGCAAGGGGTGCCTGCCCTGGGTGTTCGAAAAGGCGGGCAAGCATGGCATCAAGGTGGTCGCCATGGAGATCACCCATGAAAGCCATATCGAGGAAATTGACACCTGCCTGGAGAAGCTTGGCCGCCCGACCGGGGTGATGCTGCAGGTCGGCACCCGAAACACCCAGAACTTTGAGCTCCTCAAGGCGATCGGCCGGCAGAGCACCTATCCGGTCCTCCTCAAGCGCGGCTTCGGTATCACCCTGAACGAATCCCTCAATGCGGCCGAGTACCTGGCCAGCGAGGGCAACGCCAACGTGATCTTTTGCCTGAGGGGAATGAAAACCGAGGCGGGCCAGCCGCACCGGAACATGGTCGATTTTGCCCACGTGCCAGCGGTAAAGCGACTAACCCGGATGCCCGTGTGTATTGACCCATCCCACTCGGTGGGAAGCCGGGAAAAATCACCAGACGGCGTGCTGGATGTCATGCACGCCACAGCCCAGGGCGTGATCGCCGGGGCCAACATGGTGCTGGTAGACTTCCACCCGAAACCGGAGAAAGCGCTGGTGGACGGGCCCCAGGCCCTGCTGATGAGCGAGCTCCCCGCCTACCTCGAAGACATACGGCTCTGCCACGACACCTGGAAGAAACGCCAAGCCATTTATCAACGCCTGAAAGGTGAAGCCACAGAATGA
- a CDS encoding glycerophosphodiester phosphodiesterase, with amino-acid sequence MIVYGHRGAKGEAPENTLPGFVHAYRHGIRHFELDLVLSKDGKPVLVHDLTVDRTTGQRGDVSSYTAAELADMDARRNTSSWPRKIGIPTLEDLLDQFDDLEHLQLEVKKDSRQRLNILCNRITEIIQRRDLYQTAAITSSDTWFLKEIRRRNRHIRIGLVAERKFPRPLNMAARLDCDYLCLNWKLCSKELVENAHRKGLHVSTWTVNRIHDMLQLEEMGVDSIITDYPTSTRMFFDNRARALLSLPSSQADTLSGGEALSAG; translated from the coding sequence ATGATTGTGTACGGACACAGAGGAGCCAAGGGAGAAGCTCCGGAAAATACCCTGCCCGGTTTCGTCCATGCCTACCGGCATGGAATCCGTCACTTTGAGCTGGACCTGGTCCTGTCCAAAGATGGCAAACCGGTGCTGGTGCACGATCTGACCGTGGACCGTACCACCGGCCAGAGAGGGGATGTCAGCAGCTACACAGCCGCCGAACTCGCGGACATGGACGCCCGCCGCAACACCAGCTCATGGCCCCGGAAAATTGGCATCCCCACCCTCGAGGATCTGCTGGACCAGTTCGATGATCTGGAACATCTTCAACTGGAGGTAAAGAAGGACAGCCGGCAGCGACTGAATATCCTGTGCAACCGGATTACCGAAATCATCCAACGCCGGGATCTTTACCAGACCGCTGCCATAACCTCGTCCGACACCTGGTTCCTGAAGGAAATTCGTCGCCGGAACAGGCACATCCGGATTGGACTGGTCGCCGAACGCAAATTCCCACGACCACTGAACATGGCCGCAAGGCTCGACTGCGACTACCTGTGTCTGAACTGGAAGCTGTGCTCGAAGGAACTGGTTGAAAATGCCCATCGCAAGGGGCTGCATGTCTCAACCTGGACGGTTAACCGCATCCACGACATGCTTCAGCTTGAGGAGATGGGTGTGGACAGCATCATCACCGACTACCCGACCAGCACCCGGATGTTCTTTGATAACCGTGCCCGAGCACTGTTATCCCTACCTTCCTCTCAAGCCGACACCCTCTCGGGCGGCGAAGCACTGTCCGCCGGCTGA
- the sthA gene encoding Si-specific NAD(P)(+) transhydrogenase, which translates to MAEHHYDVVVIGAGPSGEGAAMNATKHGKRVAIIEDKPTVGGNCTHWGTIPSKALRHSVKQIITFNTNQMFRDIGEPRWFSFPRVLQNAQKVIGKQVKLRTQFYSRNRVDLINGRASFLDSHRLEIRGNKSIETLHFKQVIIATGSRPYLPPDVDFRHHRIYNSDTILNLSHTPRTLIIYGAGVIGSEYASIFAGLGVKVDLINPGSRLLSFLDDEISDALSYHLRNNGVLVRHNEQYEKVEGDDHGVVLSLQSGKKIRADAFLWCNGRSGNTESLGLDNIGLVPNGRGQLAVDEHYRTEVENVYAAGDVIGWPSLASAAYDQGRSASSDIVKDEYFRFVSDVPTGIYTIPEISSVGKTERELTEAKVPYEVGQAFFKDLARAQITGEAVGMLKILFHRESREILGIHCFGDQAAEIVHIGQAIMNQEGDANSLNYFINTTFNYPTMAEAYRVAALNGLNRIF; encoded by the coding sequence ATGGCAGAACATCATTACGACGTCGTCGTTATCGGCGCTGGGCCTTCCGGTGAGGGTGCGGCGATGAATGCGACGAAACACGGTAAACGTGTCGCGATCATCGAAGACAAACCCACCGTCGGCGGTAACTGTACCCACTGGGGTACCATTCCTTCCAAGGCCCTGCGTCACTCCGTTAAACAGATCATCACGTTCAACACCAACCAGATGTTCCGTGATATCGGAGAACCGCGCTGGTTCTCGTTTCCGAGGGTACTGCAGAACGCCCAGAAGGTGATTGGCAAGCAGGTTAAACTGAGAACCCAGTTCTACTCCCGGAACCGGGTAGACCTCATCAACGGTCGTGCTTCCTTCCTCGATAGCCACCGGCTGGAAATCCGGGGCAACAAGTCGATCGAAACCCTGCATTTCAAGCAGGTGATCATCGCAACAGGTTCGCGCCCGTATTTGCCACCCGATGTTGATTTCCGCCACCACCGGATTTACAACTCCGATACCATCCTGAACCTGTCCCATACGCCACGGACGCTGATCATCTACGGTGCCGGTGTTATCGGATCCGAGTATGCCTCGATATTTGCCGGCCTGGGGGTCAAAGTCGACCTGATCAACCCGGGTAGCCGGCTGCTTTCATTCCTCGACGATGAAATCTCCGATGCACTCAGCTACCACCTGCGGAACAACGGCGTGCTGGTGCGGCACAACGAGCAGTATGAGAAAGTGGAAGGCGATGATCACGGCGTGGTCCTGTCGCTTCAGTCCGGCAAGAAAATCAGGGCCGACGCCTTCCTGTGGTGTAATGGCCGCAGCGGCAATACGGAATCTCTCGGCCTCGATAACATTGGCTTGGTGCCGAATGGCCGGGGACAGCTGGCAGTGGATGAGCATTACCGTACCGAGGTAGAGAATGTCTACGCCGCCGGGGATGTGATCGGCTGGCCGAGTCTCGCCAGTGCGGCCTACGATCAGGGCCGGTCCGCGTCGTCGGACATCGTGAAGGACGAGTATTTCCGCTTTGTCTCCGACGTACCCACTGGTATCTACACGATCCCGGAGATCAGTTCCGTCGGCAAAACCGAGCGCGAGTTGACGGAAGCCAAGGTGCCCTACGAAGTGGGCCAGGCCTTTTTCAAGGACCTTGCGCGGGCCCAGATCACCGGGGAAGCCGTGGGCATGCTGAAAATCCTCTTCCATCGTGAGAGCCGGGAAATCCTCGGCATCCACTGTTTCGGGGACCAGGCAGCCGAGATCGTCCACATCGGACAGGCCATCATGAATCAGGAAGGGGATGCCAATTCCCTGAACTATTTCATCAACACCACGTTCAACTATCCGACCATGGCAGAAGCCTATCGGGTCGCGGCACTGAATGGCCTGAACCGGATCTTTTGA
- the nqrM gene encoding (Na+)-NQR maturation NqrM — protein MGTFLLVLFIVVLLVAAMSVGVIFGRKPISGTCGGIGALGISQSCDICGGNTQKCEEENQRVASEGKAAEDLAYDASNASKH, from the coding sequence ATGGGTACCTTTCTTCTTGTTTTGTTTATTGTGGTTCTGCTTGTAGCGGCCATGTCCGTCGGTGTGATTTTTGGACGTAAACCGATCAGCGGCACCTGTGGCGGCATTGGGGCACTGGGTATCAGCCAGTCCTGCGACATCTGCGGTGGGAACACCCAGAAGTGCGAAGAAGAGAATCAGCGGGTTGCCAGCGAGGGCAAGGCTGCCGAAGACCTAGCTTACGACGCCAGCAACGCCAGTAAACACTGA
- a CDS encoding FAD:protein FMN transferase, producing MTSCMLRPVRVALASAAMVLAAAALAGCSFQSEEKVWEISGPIFGTSYHINVVLTEDQSRLETLAAGIEAELEKVDASMSTWRPDSELSNLNGADDQSEWIPLSDPLFEVLKRADEVASLTDGAFDVTIGPVVNLWGFGPEARPEQVPTDQELQAALALTGHDKLELRESPPAVRTVVPQYIDLSAIAKGYGVDVVSRYLDSEGIEAYLVEIGGEVRVHGRKPGGDAWRLAIEQPMSEGRQVNRVVALESRAMATSGDYRNYYESDGRRYSHTIDPATGKPIGHNLASVTVIADNCMTADALATGFNVMGYERAEALATRENIPAYFIIRTEGGFETHQTPAFSSFVTQ from the coding sequence ATGACATCCTGCATGCTACGACCCGTCAGGGTAGCCCTGGCCAGTGCCGCGATGGTACTGGCCGCGGCCGCTCTGGCGGGTTGTTCGTTTCAGTCCGAGGAAAAAGTCTGGGAGATCTCCGGACCGATTTTCGGCACCAGCTATCACATCAATGTCGTATTGACCGAAGACCAGTCGCGATTGGAGACTCTGGCGGCAGGGATTGAAGCCGAGCTGGAAAAGGTCGATGCCTCCATGTCGACATGGCGCCCGGATTCTGAGTTGTCGAACCTCAATGGCGCAGACGATCAGTCGGAATGGATACCGCTATCGGATCCGCTGTTTGAAGTGCTGAAACGAGCCGACGAAGTGGCGAGTCTCACCGATGGGGCATTCGACGTTACCATCGGGCCAGTCGTAAATCTTTGGGGGTTCGGGCCCGAGGCGCGCCCGGAACAGGTACCAACTGATCAGGAACTGCAAGCCGCCCTGGCACTAACCGGTCACGACAAGCTCGAACTCAGGGAATCGCCGCCGGCGGTCCGGACCGTCGTGCCCCAGTACATCGATTTGTCGGCGATCGCCAAGGGCTATGGGGTTGACGTGGTTTCCCGATACCTCGACAGTGAAGGGATCGAAGCGTATCTGGTCGAAATTGGTGGCGAGGTCCGGGTTCACGGACGCAAACCGGGTGGCGATGCCTGGCGCCTGGCAATCGAACAGCCGATGTCGGAAGGGCGACAGGTGAACCGCGTTGTCGCACTGGAGAGTCGTGCCATGGCGACGTCCGGTGACTATCGTAACTATTACGAATCGGACGGTCGCCGTTATTCCCATACAATAGACCCTGCGACGGGCAAACCGATTGGGCATAATCTGGCGTCGGTTACGGTAATCGCAGACAACTGCATGACAGCCGACGCCCTGGCGACCGGTTTTAACGTGATGGGTTACGAGCGGGCGGAAGCGCTTGCCACCAGGGAGAATATCCCGGCCTATTTCATCATTCGGACGGAAGGCGGCTTTGAAACCCATCAGACGCCGGCGTTTTCGTCATTTGTGACTCAGTAA
- the nqrF gene encoding NADH:ubiquinone reductase (Na(+)-transporting) subunit F, giving the protein MNTEIILGVVMFTVIVLALVAIILAARSRLVSTGDVTIEINDDPEHTMKTGAGGKLLGTLANQGIFLSSACGGGGTCAQCKCKVFEGGGAMLPTEKTHFTNREEKEGWRLSCQVPVKQDMKIEVPEEFFGVKKWECEVISNHNVATFIKELVLKLPEGEEVDFRAGGYVQLECPPYEIDFKDFDIEEEFHEDWDKHNIWRFKAINKEETIRAYSMANYPEEKGVLKFNIRIATPPPGTDHNPGIMSSYVFNMKPGDKVTVMGPFGEFFAKKTDAEMVFIGGGAGMAPMRSHIFDQLKRLNSKRKISFWYGARSVREMFYVEDFDMLQEENDNFEWHVALSDALPEDNWEGPTGFIHNVLYENYLKDHPAPEDCEFYMCGPPIMNASCIKMLKDLGVEDENIMLDDFGG; this is encoded by the coding sequence ATGAATACAGAAATTATTCTCGGCGTGGTCATGTTCACCGTTATCGTTCTGGCGCTGGTCGCAATTATTCTTGCGGCCCGCTCCAGGCTGGTAAGCACCGGTGACGTGACGATTGAGATCAACGACGATCCCGAACACACCATGAAAACCGGTGCTGGCGGGAAACTGCTGGGTACCCTGGCAAATCAGGGTATCTTCCTGTCCTCTGCGTGTGGCGGCGGTGGTACCTGCGCCCAGTGCAAGTGCAAGGTTTTCGAAGGTGGCGGTGCGATGCTGCCTACTGAAAAGACCCACTTCACCAATCGCGAAGAGAAGGAAGGCTGGCGTCTGTCCTGCCAGGTTCCTGTGAAGCAGGATATGAAGATCGAGGTTCCGGAAGAGTTCTTCGGCGTCAAGAAGTGGGAGTGTGAGGTTATTTCCAACCACAACGTGGCCACGTTCATCAAAGAGCTGGTACTGAAGCTTCCGGAAGGCGAAGAAGTGGATTTCCGCGCTGGCGGTTACGTTCAGCTCGAGTGCCCGCCCTACGAAATCGACTTCAAGGATTTCGATATTGAGGAAGAGTTCCACGAAGACTGGGACAAGCACAACATCTGGCGTTTCAAGGCGATCAACAAGGAAGAGACCATCCGTGCGTACTCCATGGCGAACTACCCGGAAGAGAAGGGCGTCCTGAAGTTCAACATCCGGATCGCGACTCCGCCTCCAGGTACCGACCACAACCCAGGCATCATGTCGAGCTACGTGTTCAACATGAAGCCGGGCGACAAGGTTACCGTGATGGGGCCGTTCGGTGAGTTCTTCGCCAAGAAGACCGATGCCGAAATGGTATTCATCGGCGGTGGTGCGGGTATGGCACCGATGCGCTCGCACATCTTCGATCAGCTCAAGCGTCTGAACTCGAAGCGCAAGATCAGCTTCTGGTACGGTGCACGGAGTGTCCGCGAAATGTTCTACGTGGAAGACTTCGACATGCTGCAGGAAGAGAACGATAACTTCGAATGGCATGTGGCGCTTTCCGATGCGCTGCCGGAAGACAACTGGGAAGGCCCGACCGGCTTTATCCACAACGTCCTCTACGAGAACTACCTGAAGGACCATCCGGCTCCGGAAGACTGTGAGTTCTACATGTGTGGGCCGCCCATCATGAACGCATCCTGCATCAAGATGTTGAAAGATCTGGGTGTCGAAGACGAAAATATCATGCTGGATGACTTCGGGGGTTAA